In the genome of Hippoglossus hippoglossus isolate fHipHip1 chromosome 9, fHipHip1.pri, whole genome shotgun sequence, the window ACTAACTTCTCTGAGAACGCAGCGAAGACCGAATACGGAAGATGGCGACTTGCTTTACTTCTGCCGACAATTGTTATAAACGCAACAAAACCACGTGTGTAGTAGAAGACTTGATCCGAAAGCATTTAGCCGAGTAGAATCATGTTCTGTCGGATGTTAGCATAGCAGGCTAACAACAgtacttcttcttctccttatAATGAATGTTGGCAAACAGCTTCcgggtgcattactgccaccttctgGATTGGAGTGTGGCTCGAAGCAGattcaagaataaaacattaaattctccTTGTAACTCCGGCATCTATTAGAGATATAAAAACAGTCCCGTActaaagaaagtggaaagaatTCCTGTTTCTGCACCAAAGTGTAATCagttcttttctgacccatgCCACATCTTTTCACCCAGTTTCATGGTGATGTCCAGATTAAATGTGAGACATAAAATACAATCATCATAATTCAAGAAACTTTAATAAACTGCACATGCACTGAAGTATTGAATACACGTAGTACAAAAGAATAACCATTTACAGTAACAGTCATTTAGGACTGTGTACACATTAACAagagattttattgttttgtaataaatagagaaaagaaaaagggaagtcATCTGATAATCTACCAACATACTGTGTTCTTATAAATCTCTGTACCAcaaatatgtctgatttttaCATCTTGATCCACAGTCTTTCCTGACACATTGACAACAATCTCTCAACATTCAGTGACAATAAAGtatcctggatctgccactTTAACCCAATCAATTTCTCTCACCCCCGTCCCCTTCCTGCACCATTTGGTATAAATGgctgataaatgaataaacaaagagttatgggtgaaaacatcacttcctttgCAGATGTAAATATCAATGACAGTCACATCAAGAACAGAAACGTGGGTACTTCAGCAAATGTTGTTGACCATGTACTGCATCAAAGATATTGTGATGTCTCCTCAATGGGATATTTTCCACATTCAGTTACAGAGATGCAGCTAATGCAAATGTAGACAATCTCTCTTGTGTAGATctaagtgatgaacctggctgtagttcaatgctttgtgaagttattgaagtctgctcctcatcagtggtgatggaacttcataaagcattgaactacaactaggttcatcacttttttggtcccctggaaacatttccagtgTCGTTTTCGCTAACTGTTGTATCACtaattaatgaatcaataacTAAGTAACAACTTCTTTGACAACGCTTGAGCAAATCGTATCCCTCTCGTGTTGCCATGGTGTGGCTTCTCAACTGGATGTATTCTCCTGTGGACTTTGTATAAACTGGCAAGTCAGAGAtctttccaacattttacaaaaatatcagttttggTTTGTGTGGGTAATCAGATGTTTGGTTAGAAGTGATTTGCTAACAAATCTTTCCCCACAAGTTGTACAGGGATGCGGCTCCTCACCTTTATGGCTTCTCATGTGGACTTTCAACTTACATCCACGTGTAtaacttttcccacaagttttgcaagaaaaaggtttctcgtccgtgtgcgttctctcgtgtCTCTTCAGGGTATTTCTCGCACTAAAACTtatcccacaagttttgcaagaaaaaggtctctggcccgtgtgtgttctctcgtgGATCTTCAAATATGTGCTACTTGTGAAACTTTTTTCACAAATTTCGCAAGAATGCAGTTTCTCCCCTGTGTGGActctcaaatgtgtttttagttttgacTTGTAACAAAATCTTTTTCCACAGGTTTTGCAAAGATATGGTTTCTCATCTGTGTGCACCTTCAGATGTCCATTTAATCGTGACTTCCACTTAAAGActtttccacaagtgtcacactGGAAAACCTTTTTGCTCTTGCAGATATTCGGCACAATCTTTGACATGGTAGTGCTACATGCAAGGTTACTGGGACTTGTGCTTTCTTTTGCTCTTGTGATGACATGATGTTCCTTTTCTGATGCCTGCTCAGCATTACTAACTGATTTAGAGTTTCCATGCTGGCCTCCTTTGAGATCTTggctctgagctgagctgtgggagaggagctggtggtCACTTGGTTCTGGTTGACTGTGGTCACTTTCCTTGAAAGTAGGATTCAACAAAAGGTTATCTTGATCCTCCTGCTTCAGTACAAGCTGCTCTACTTCCAGACTGATGcaaatctcctcctcctctttaatatgtggaggttctggctcctcttggtccagactggGGTTCCTCTCAaggctccagagctgctggtcagatGGAAACTCTTCCTCATTCAGAAAATGTTGCTCTGGGAGCTCTAGAGGAGACAATAGACAGAAGTAGGTAACTGATATATTACTgatagttatgagtgtgtgcaatttggtgcagatccaagcaAAAATCCagatcgagtgaatttaaatgtggtttcaaaaggggacAGACCGatgcagtgctcctcctgttgctccttaatctgtggaggttctGGCTCCTCTTGGTCTGGACTGGGGTTCCTCtccagcaggtcagcaggaaactcCTCCTTGATACAGACATGTCGCtgtgggagctctggaggaGACAATGGACAGAAGTCATGATAAAAGAGCCCATGTGTTTTGACTAACAGGGATTATAAGTGTGGTGTATAGTTTGGTAACTAAGGTGATACAGACctattctctgcagctttactaCAGGTTTCAAAGTTACATCCAGCAGTCTGCGCTGACGACCGATCTCATCCTCGTACTTTGCGACAGTCGCTTCAAAACATCCTAATAtgtcttcagcagcagtttgtaacCTCTCGTTGATAAACTGTCTTAAACTCTGGATTGTAGACATTTCCATCAAAACGCTTTAGCCAACTAACTTCTCTGAGAACGCAGCGAAGACCGAATACGGAAGATGGCGACTTGCTTTACTTCTGCCGACAATTGTTATAAACGCAACAAAACCACGTGTGTAGCAGAAGACTTGATATGAAAGCATTTAGCCGAGTAGCATCATGTTCTGTTGGATGTTAGCATAGCAGGCTAACAACAGTAGTTCTTCTTCTACTTATAATGAATGTTGGCAAACAGCTTCcgggtgcattactgccaccttctgGATTGGAGTGTGTCTCGAAACAGATTctagaataaaacattaaattctccTTGTAACTCCGGCATCTATTAGAGATATAAAAACAGTCCTGTActaaagaaagtggaaagaattcctgtatctgcaccaaagtgtaatcagttcttttctgacccatgCCACATCTTTTCACCCAGTTTCATGGTGATGTCCAGGAGTTTTTTTGCTaatttacagacaaacacagattcaaCGTGTGACAGACGTAAAATACAATCAGCATAATTCAAGAAACTTTAATGAACTGCAAATGCACCGAAGTATTGAATGCACATagtacaaaataataaatatttacagtgagAGTCATTTAAGACTGTGTACACATTAACAAgagattttattcttttgtaatAAAAAGAGAATAGAAAAAGGGAAGTCATCTGATAATCTGCACCACATACTGTGTTCTTATAAATCTCTGTAccacaaatatgtcagatttttacatCATGATCCAGTCTTTACTGAAACATTGACAACAATCTCTCAACATtcagtgataataaaatatcctggatctgccactTTAACCCAATCAATTTCTCTCACCCCCGTCCCCTTCCTGCACCATTTGGTATAAATGGctgacaaatgaataaacaaagagacatgggtgaaaacatcacttcctttgCAGATGTAAATATCAATGACAGTCACATGAAGAACAGAAACGTGGGTACTTCAGCAAATGCTGTTGACCATGTACTGCATCAAAGATATTGTGATGTTTCCTCAATGGGATATTTTCCACATTCAGTTACAGAGATGCAGCTAATGCAAATGTAGACAATCTCTCTTGTGTAGATgtaagtgatgaacctggctgtagttcaatgctttgtgaagttattgaagtctgctcctcatcagtggtgatggaacttcataAAGCATTGAACGACAACTAGGTTCATCACTTATTTGGTCCCCTGGAAACCTTTCCAGTGTCGCTTTCGCTAACTGTTGTATCactaattaatgaataaataactaagTAACAACTTCTTTGACAACGCTTGAGCAAATCTTATCCCTCTCGTGTGGCCATGGTGTGGCTTCTCAACTGGATGTATTCTCCTGTGGACTTTGTATAAACTGGCAAGTCAGACAtgtttccaacattttacaaaaatatcagttttgctATGTGTGGGtactcaaatgttttgttagaAGTGATTTGCTCACAAATCTTTCCCCACAAGTTGTACAGGGATAAAGCTCCTCACCTTTATGGCTTCTCATGTGGACTTTCAACCTACATGCAGGTGTAgaacttttcccacaagttttgtaagaaaaaggtttctggcccgtgtgcgttctctcgtgtCTCTGCAGGGTGTATTTAGAtctaaaacttttcccacaagttttgcaagaaaaaggtttctcgcccgtgtgtgttctctcgtgGACATGCAGGTAATTTACACGCGTAAAACgtttcccacaagttttgcaagaaaaaggtttctcgcccgtgtgcgttctCACGTGTCTCTGCAGGGTATTTCTCATACTAAAACTtatcccacaagttttgcaagaaaaaggtttctcgcccgtgtgtgttctctcgtgGACATGCAGGTAATTTACACGcgtaaaacttttcccacaagttttgcaagaaaaaggtttctcgcccgtgtgtaTTCTCTCGTGGCCCTGCAGATTCATTCTAGTTGTAAAACTtctcccacaagttttgcaaggAAAAGGTATCTCGCCTGTATGCGTTCTCTCGTGTATTTTCAGGTAATTTCTAgttgtaaaacttttcccacaagttttgcaagaaaaaggtctctCGCCCGTGTGAGTTCTCTCGTGTATCTTCAGGTAATTTCTAgttgtaaaacttttcccacaagttttgcaagaaaaaggtttttcgCCCGTGTGAGTTCTCTCGTGGCCCTGCAGGGTATTTCTCAGcctaaaacttttcccacaagttttgcaagaaaaaggtttctcgcccgtgtgaGTTCTCTCGTGGCCCTGCAGGGTATTTCTCAGcctaaaactttt includes:
- the LOC117768279 gene encoding zinc finger protein 84-like isoform X4; the encoded protein is MEMSTIQSLRQFINERLQTAAEDILGCFEATVAKYEDEIGRQRRLLDVTLKPVVKLQRIELPEQHFLNEEEFPSDQQLWSLERNPSLDQEEPEPPHIKEEEEICISLEVEQLVLKQEDQDNLLLNPTFKESDHSQPEPSDHQLLSHSSAQSQDLKGGQHGNSKSVSNAEQASEKEHHVITRAKESTSPSNLACSTTMSKIVPNICKSKKVFQCDTCGKVFKWKSRLNGHLKVHTDEKPYLCKTCGKRFCYKSKLKTHLRVHTGEKLHSCEICEKSFTSSTYLKIHERTHTGQRPFSCKTCGISFSARNTLKRHERTHTDEKPFSCKTCGKSYTRGCKLKVHMRSHKGEEPHPCTTCGERFVSKSLLTKHLITHTNQN
- the LOC117768279 gene encoding zinc finger protein 567-like isoform X2, which translates into the protein MEMSTIQSLRQFINERLQTAAEDILGCFEATVAKYEDEIGRQRRLLDVTLKPVVKLQRIELPQRHVCIKEEFPADLLERNPSPDQEEPEPPQIKEQQEEHCIELPEQHFLNEEEFPSDQQLWSLERNPSLDQEEPEPPHIKEEEEICISLEVEQLVLKQEDQDNLLLNPTFKESDHSQPEPSDHQLLSHSSAQSQDLKGGQHGNSKSVSNAEQASEKEHHVITRAKESTSPSNLACSTTMSKIVPNICKSKKVFQCDTCGKVFKWKSRLNGHLKVHTDEKPYLCKTCGKRFCYKSKLKTHLRVHTGEKLHSCEICEKSFTSSTYLKIHERTHTGQRPFSCKTCGISFSARNTLKRHERTHTDEKPFSCKTCGKSYTRGCKLKVHMRSHKGEEPHPCTTCGERFVSKSLLTKHLITHTNQN
- the LOC117768279 gene encoding zinc finger protein 124-like isoform X1, which translates into the protein MEMSTIQSLRQFINERLQTAAEDILGCFEATVAKYEDEIGRQRRLLDVTLKPVVKLQRIELPQRHVCIKEEIPADLLERNPSPDQEEPEPPQIKEQQEEHCIELPEQHFLNEEEFPSDQQLWSLERNPGLDQEEPEPPQIKEQQEEHCIELPEQHFLNEEEFPSDQQLWSLERNPSLDQEEPEPPHIKEEEEICISLEVEQLVLKQEDQDNLLLNPTFKESDHSQPEPSDHQLLSHSSAQSQDLKGGQHGNSKSVSNAEQASEKEHHVITRAKESTSPSNLACSTTMSKIVPNICKSKKVFQCDTCGKVFKWKSRLNGHLKVHTDEKPYLCKTCGKRFCYKSKLKTHLRVHTGEKLHSCEICEKSFTSSTYLKIHERTHTGQRPFSCKTCGISFSARNTLKRHERTHTDEKPFSCKTCGKSYTRGCKLKVHMRSHKGEEPHPCTTCGERFVSKSLLTKHLITHTNQN
- the LOC117768279 gene encoding zinc finger and SCAN domain-containing protein 2-like isoform X3, whose amino-acid sequence is MEMSTIQSLRQFINERLQTAAEDILGCFEATVAKYEDEIGRQRRLLDVTLKPVVKLQRIELPQRHVCIKEEIPADLLERNPSPDQEEPEPPQIKEQQEEHCIELPEQHFLNEEEFPSDQQLWSLERNPSLDQEEPEPPHIKEEEEICISLEVEQLVLKQEDQDNLLLNPTFKESDHSQPEPSDHQLLSHSSAQSQDLKGGQHGNSKSVSNAEQASEKEHHVITRAKESTSPSNLACSTTMSKIVPNICKSKKVFQCDTCGKVFKWKSRLNGHLKVHTDEKPYLCKTCGKRFCYKSKLKTHLRVHTGEKLHSCEICEKSFTSSTYLKIHERTHTGQRPFSCKTCGISFSARNTLKRHERTHTDEKPFSCKTCGKSYTRGCKLKVHMRSHKGEEPHPCTTCGERFVSKSLLTKHLITHTNQN